One genomic window of Vibrio mangrovi includes the following:
- a CDS encoding AMP-binding protein, which yields MNPHNDRLLAVFSAFRRCEGMAYHHVGGDLSYRQLFDAAVSLAGQLNAEGRGAVLIYGHKNCRYLIAYWACILAGRTFVPIEPENSTERLRQIIVSAQATLILDAHDFDADESRLDTLGISCQVVDAESAFSAEESESQFTDLLRVRNVSQATDAMYIMFSSGTTGQPKGIAVSYANVADLVMWLERAFPVDGSVSGNIRYCFDVSLYELWLAWINLKPISALDHQEFINTRKYIARHRDYGVTTWVSTPTITRYYLKDRQFCASQLPHLSHFIFCGEVLSKEMVAQLWERFPGCRVTNTYGPTECTVAVTATDILPVHLHSRQPLPLGRVRPGSEVRIDRILEHGRGEIIIRGDCVGPGYLCAPAEQQARFSVDPVDKVREYRTGDIGSLDGDMLYFWGRGDRELKIQGYRIDLNEVEAYLRQLEEVKEVFVEPWFRKEDLQGMRAFVLPERELDFQQLAAAMADSFPSYMVPRFWYAIEEDVLNLNSKLDRRAVSDKALQKGNCYVFKYDAGNH from the coding sequence ATGAATCCGCATAACGATCGCCTGCTTGCTGTTTTTTCTGCATTCCGTCGTTGTGAGGGAATGGCTTACCACCATGTCGGTGGTGACCTGAGTTACCGTCAGCTTTTTGATGCCGCCGTTTCGCTTGCCGGGCAACTGAATGCCGAGGGACGCGGTGCAGTGCTGATTTACGGACATAAGAACTGCCGGTATCTGATCGCTTACTGGGCGTGTATTCTGGCCGGGAGAACATTCGTTCCGATCGAACCGGAGAACAGCACGGAACGGTTACGTCAGATCATTGTCAGTGCGCAGGCGACGCTGATTCTCGATGCTCATGATTTCGATGCTGATGAAAGCCGACTGGATACACTCGGTATTTCCTGTCAGGTTGTTGATGCAGAATCGGCCTTTTCTGCTGAAGAAAGTGAGTCACAGTTTACTGATTTGCTCCGGGTCCGGAATGTCAGTCAGGCGACGGACGCGATGTATATTATGTTTTCATCCGGCACGACCGGTCAGCCGAAAGGGATTGCTGTCAGCTATGCCAATGTGGCGGATCTGGTCATGTGGCTGGAACGTGCTTTCCCGGTTGACGGCAGTGTCAGCGGCAATATCCGTTACTGTTTTGATGTCTCGCTGTATGAACTCTGGCTGGCCTGGATCAACCTCAAACCGATCTCGGCACTGGATCATCAGGAGTTTATCAACACCCGTAAATACATAGCCAGACACCGGGATTACGGTGTGACAACCTGGGTTTCAACGCCGACGATTACCCGTTATTACCTGAAAGACCGCCAGTTCTGCGCCAGTCAGCTCCCTCATCTTTCTCACTTTATTTTTTGCGGAGAAGTCTTGTCCAAAGAGATGGTCGCTCAGTTATGGGAACGCTTTCCCGGCTGTCGTGTGACCAATACTTATGGTCCGACGGAGTGTACGGTGGCGGTTACGGCGACAGACATTCTGCCGGTACATCTCCATAGCAGGCAGCCATTACCACTGGGGCGGGTTCGTCCCGGCAGTGAAGTGCGGATTGACCGAATTTTGGAACATGGCCGTGGAGAAATTATTATCCGGGGCGATTGTGTCGGTCCGGGTTATCTCTGCGCACCGGCTGAGCAGCAGGCTCGCTTTTCCGTTGACCCGGTTGATAAAGTCCGGGAATACCGGACAGGAGATATCGGTTCTCTCGACGGCGATATGCTCTATTTCTGGGGACGGGGCGACCGGGAACTCAAAATTCAGGGCTACCGAATCGATCTGAACGAAGTCGAAGCCTACCTGCGCCAGTTGGAAGAAGTTAAAGAAGTCTTCGTCGAACCCTGGTTCCGGAAAGAAGATTTACAGGGGATGCGGGCTTTTGTACTGCCGGAGCGGGAGCTCGATTTTCAGCAACTTGCAGCAGCAATGGCCGACAGTTTTCCATCCTACATGGTACCCAGATTCTGGTATGCCATTGAAGAAGATGTATTAAACCTGAACAGTAAGCTGGATCGCCGGGCGGTCAGCGATAAAGCACTCCAAAAAGGGAATTGTTATGTTTTCAAATATGATGCAGGCAATCATTGA
- a CDS encoding alpha/beta fold hydrolase, with product MYSVGESHSRNLYSHLWCDLFDDFEQPRCLPMRKEAEMWMAQAEQLTLETAFGQVPLYRQGNVTAPVVLMIHGWGGYGAMFSELAQQLNASGFCVLIPDLPGHGHSECTQSGYAQQLEVLNLIIETFGPVTHLIGHSVGGLLAAMFLEKQQAYTFSTLVLLAAPRSLESLFRAYLLSLGKVSQGYKSLEKVPQEKGAGDSRQLAIRYQMLTGLPEACLTEAIYAQDVDLLICHGLNDQRFEPAESMSIHAVVQAEQLFFSRDTGHLGMLNCPELHLTVSNFLLRYSDTGHAGKSNDMQY from the coding sequence GTGTATAGCGTCGGTGAATCCCACAGCAGAAACCTCTATTCCCATCTGTGGTGTGACTTGTTTGATGATTTTGAACAGCCGCGTTGCCTGCCGATGCGCAAAGAGGCGGAGATGTGGATGGCACAGGCTGAACAGCTGACGCTGGAGACTGCTTTCGGGCAGGTTCCGCTTTATCGGCAGGGAAATGTAACCGCACCGGTGGTTTTAATGATTCATGGCTGGGGCGGATACGGCGCGATGTTTTCGGAACTGGCGCAGCAACTCAATGCCAGTGGTTTCTGTGTTCTGATCCCGGATCTGCCGGGCCACGGGCACAGCGAATGTACTCAAAGCGGTTATGCACAGCAGCTTGAAGTGCTCAACCTGATTATCGAAACCTTCGGACCGGTGACACATCTTATCGGGCACTCTGTCGGTGGATTGCTGGCGGCGATGTTCCTTGAAAAACAGCAGGCTTATACATTCAGCACTCTGGTGCTGCTGGCTGCGCCCCGGAGCCTTGAATCACTGTTCCGGGCTTATCTTCTGTCGCTGGGAAAGGTTTCTCAGGGATATAAGTCACTGGAAAAAGTGCCACAGGAAAAAGGTGCAGGAGATTCCCGTCAGCTGGCCATCCGTTATCAGATGCTGACCGGTTTACCGGAAGCGTGCCTGACGGAAGCGATTTACGCGCAGGATGTTGACCTGCTGATTTGTCATGGGCTGAACGACCAGCGTTTTGAACCGGCAGAATCTATGTCGATTCATGCGGTGGTGCAGGCAGAACAGCTTTTTTTCAGCCGTGACACCGGGCATCTCGGGATGCTGAACTGCCCCGAACTTCATCTGACCGTCAGCAACTTTCTTCTTCGTTATTCAGATACGGGTCATGCAGGTAAATCAAATGATATGCAATATTAA
- a CDS encoding type III PLP-dependent enzyme yields MHSFKFQNEYINSSHVDQVEIEKIAATVKTPFYVYSANQLKNHLTTLKNTLPDALNYFYSLKANPNLSLVGIIHQQGIGCEVCSLAELETALAAGASPAEIIFVGPGKSAHELSRCVALGIKAVVVESLSELALLNQLAEYAGVVQPFAFRINPNFTSEKARLVMSGKPRQFGIDEHTVLETLNHLDQYPHVALEGIHIYLGTRILDAEAVVVNTRNILCLAEKIQRDYGITLNFVDIGGGLGVPYYPKETELDLDVVAARMEPVIREFRYSFPQTKLIMELGRFIAGRSGMFVTRVRYLKESKGKMFAVCDGGSNCHGAAAGLGSVIRKNFPIARLGTVRDADDVQPYMLTGPLCTPTDLIGDDVQLPRLDEGDLIGIFHSGAYGPTASPVYFLSFGYPTEVLVDGDQVTVIRHADGVEHMLAQQQPQHIAV; encoded by the coding sequence ATGCATAGTTTTAAATTTCAGAATGAATATATTAATTCATCTCATGTAGATCAGGTTGAAATAGAAAAAATTGCTGCAACGGTAAAAACACCTTTTTATGTTTACAGTGCAAATCAGTTAAAAAATCACCTGACAACATTAAAAAATACCTTACCAGATGCGCTGAATTACTTTTATTCTCTGAAAGCGAATCCGAATCTTTCTTTAGTCGGTATCATTCATCAGCAGGGAATTGGCTGTGAAGTCTGTTCGCTGGCAGAACTGGAAACCGCACTGGCAGCGGGTGCTTCTCCGGCAGAGATTATTTTTGTTGGACCGGGCAAGTCGGCACATGAATTAAGCCGCTGTGTTGCGCTGGGAATTAAAGCCGTTGTGGTTGAATCATTATCCGAACTGGCCCTGCTGAATCAGCTGGCAGAATACGCCGGCGTCGTTCAGCCGTTTGCTTTCCGGATCAATCCTAACTTTACCTCTGAAAAAGCGCGTCTGGTGATGAGCGGTAAACCGCGTCAGTTTGGGATTGATGAACATACCGTGCTGGAAACCCTGAACCATCTGGATCAGTATCCACATGTCGCGCTGGAAGGGATTCATATTTATCTGGGCACCCGGATTCTGGATGCGGAAGCAGTGGTGGTTAATACGCGCAATATTCTCTGTCTGGCGGAAAAAATTCAGCGCGATTACGGCATCACTCTGAACTTCGTTGATATCGGCGGCGGACTGGGTGTGCCTTATTATCCGAAAGAGACTGAACTCGATCTGGACGTTGTTGCCGCCAGGATGGAACCGGTGATTCGTGAATTCCGCTATAGCTTCCCGCAAACGAAATTAATTATGGAGCTGGGACGCTTTATTGCCGGACGTTCCGGTATGTTCGTTACCCGGGTGCGTTATCTGAAAGAATCGAAAGGCAAAATGTTTGCTGTGTGTGACGGTGGCTCAAACTGTCATGGTGCTGCTGCGGGACTTGGTTCGGTGATTCGCAAAAACTTTCCGATTGCCCGGCTAGGTACCGTACGTGATGCAGATGATGTACAGCCTTACATGTTAACCGGACCGCTCTGCACCCCGACTGATCTGATCGGCGATGATGTGCAACTGCCCCGACTGGATGAAGGTGACCTGATTGGCATCTTTCATTCAGGTGCTTACGGGCCAACGGCTTCTCCGGTGTACTTCCTGAGTTTCGGTTATCCCACAGAAGTACTAGTAGATGGTGATCAGGTTACGGTGATCCGTCATGCCGATGGTGTTGAACATATGCTGGCACAACAGCAGCCACAGCATATTGCCGTGTGA
- a CDS encoding class I adenylate-forming enzyme family protein, translating into MDINRQILSEYLDFSAYHTPEKIALIDADQQMTYSQLRHHALQLARYMSRQGVGRGDRVMLYMANSLSFIQCFWAIQYLGGVFIPVNPDTKYEKLAWLIDDSESALVVVDEALMDEFGKARGLMKSQPELLVNGLFSDGVTLLEQALAGEYSQINLVAPISQDLAAIIYTSGSTGTPKGVMLTQKNMVAASKSVSTYLRLESSDRIFCALPLSFDYGLHQVTMSALHGATLIIEASFSQPLFVMHRLVKQQATVFPIVPTMLSLIEPLAKRFDLSCVRTVTNTAAALHPDAIDKVQNIFSAARLYSMYGLTECHRCTYLEPEMLSQRKESVGKAIPNTEMWLVDDEGREHRSNATGELVIRGDTVMPGYWRNPEKTAEKLKPGRYPGEMVLYTGDICRLDDEGYLYFVGRKDEILKSCGEKVAPKEVETVIAALAGVAQVAVIGVPHAVYGDEIVAWVEQQTELSREQIKAWCHQHLESYMVPHRIFIRDSLPKNGNGKIDRPLLGKLSQPVETSEELFA; encoded by the coding sequence ATGGACATTAACAGACAGATTTTAAGCGAATATCTTGATTTCAGCGCGTATCACACACCGGAAAAAATTGCGCTGATCGATGCCGACCAGCAGATGACTTACAGTCAGTTACGGCATCACGCCCTGCAACTGGCCCGCTATATGTCCCGACAGGGTGTCGGGCGCGGTGATCGGGTGATGCTGTATATGGCAAACTCGCTCTCCTTCATTCAGTGCTTCTGGGCGATTCAGTATCTGGGCGGTGTTTTCATCCCGGTCAACCCGGATACCAAGTATGAAAAACTGGCCTGGCTGATCGATGACAGCGAATCGGCACTGGTGGTGGTTGATGAAGCTCTGATGGATGAATTCGGTAAAGCCCGCGGACTGATGAAAAGCCAGCCGGAGCTGCTGGTCAATGGCCTGTTCAGTGATGGCGTTACTCTGCTGGAGCAGGCGCTGGCCGGTGAATATTCTCAGATTAATCTGGTTGCCCCGATTTCTCAGGATTTAGCGGCAATTATTTATACATCCGGTTCAACCGGTACGCCGAAAGGCGTCATGCTCACTCAGAAAAACATGGTGGCGGCTTCTAAGTCTGTTTCGACTTATCTGCGGCTGGAATCATCGGATCGTATTTTCTGTGCGCTGCCACTGAGCTTTGATTATGGCTTACATCAGGTCACGATGTCGGCACTGCATGGTGCAACCCTGATTATTGAAGCCTCTTTCAGTCAGCCGCTGTTTGTGATGCATCGTCTGGTGAAACAGCAGGCGACGGTTTTCCCGATTGTGCCGACCATGCTCAGCCTGATCGAACCGCTGGCAAAACGCTTCGATCTCTCGTGTGTCCGGACGGTCACCAACACTGCGGCGGCATTACATCCGGATGCGATCGATAAGGTTCAGAACATATTTTCTGCCGCACGGCTTTATTCAATGTATGGCCTGACGGAATGTCACCGCTGCACCTATCTGGAACCGGAGATGCTGTCACAGCGCAAAGAGAGTGTCGGCAAGGCTATTCCCAATACTGAGATGTGGCTGGTGGATGATGAAGGCCGGGAACACCGCAGCAATGCGACCGGAGAACTGGTGATCCGCGGCGATACCGTGATGCCCGGTTACTGGCGTAATCCGGAGAAAACCGCGGAGAAACTGAAACCGGGCCGTTATCCCGGTGAGATGGTGCTGTATACCGGAGATATCTGTCGTCTGGATGATGAAGGTTATCTCTATTTTGTCGGGCGGAAGGACGAGATTCTGAAAAGCTGTGGCGAAAAGGTGGCACCGAAAGAAGTGGAAACCGTGATTGCTGCACTGGCCGGTGTCGCGCAGGTGGCGGTGATCGGTGTGCCCCATGCGGTTTATGGCGATGAGATCGTTGCCTGGGTCGAACAGCAGACCGAACTCAGCCGGGAGCAGATTAAAGCGTGGTGTCACCAGCATCTGGAATCTTACATGGTGCCACACCGGATATTTATCCGGGATTCACTGCCGAAAAACGGCAACGGAAAAATTGACAGGCCATTGCTCGGCAAACTGAGCCAGCCGGTTGAAACGTCAGAAGAACTGTTTGCATAA
- a CDS encoding phosphopantetheine-binding protein, with the protein MDSYVNHVINAIGLVMEIDDLSELHEATQIERDLGFDSGLYIELIMYLEEAVEGLHIDPASLDIKDFESVGSIARYIERLCVDKVA; encoded by the coding sequence ATGGATAGTTACGTGAATCATGTGATAAATGCAATCGGCCTGGTCATGGAGATTGACGATTTATCGGAACTCCATGAGGCAACTCAGATTGAACGGGATCTGGGCTTTGACAGCGGATTATACATTGAACTGATTATGTATCTTGAAGAAGCTGTCGAAGGGCTGCATATCGATCCGGCTTCGCTGGATATCAAAGATTTCGAATCGGTCGGCAGCATTGCCCGTTATATCGAAAGGCTGTGTGTCGATAAGGTGGCCTGA
- a CDS encoding acyl-CoA dehydrogenase family protein produces MTFNHRLSAEGQAIRDYVTATLEEGRALGRLIDENPENYRATAHYSLAHQMNRLGLPEAYNPTPIELANGQVLHELTVVQRCLFYEALGYVEPNLIFACPTPGMAGFVLQGLGNPEQQECFFGLFRDQLSWSCFAMSEPTVGSDAGNIKTQATKVDGGYLINGEKYFIGNGIHADIGVVFARTNQNSLGTDVFLFEPAKVEGFRRERLPVHGVPGCNVSHLVFEDMFVGDDALLGAHLKPTQRFSGAAIATFDSLRPCVGGLALGSARAMLDYVVQHDRMDAAYHQTWLKSAHFRLAGALQNLLTISARYDRGETVTKQIGLAKAKAAEVAESVVEEALHRCYGGVLVQDQTLAKLHRDIKCFEYAEGTRNVHLLNGAMLFREVA; encoded by the coding sequence ATGACATTCAACCACAGATTATCCGCCGAAGGGCAGGCCATCCGGGACTATGTGACAGCGACACTGGAAGAAGGACGGGCGCTTGGCCGGCTGATCGATGAAAATCCTGAAAATTACCGGGCTACGGCTCACTATTCGCTGGCTCATCAGATGAACCGGCTCGGATTGCCGGAGGCTTATAACCCGACGCCGATCGAATTAGCCAACGGACAGGTTCTGCATGAACTGACGGTAGTGCAGCGCTGTCTGTTTTATGAAGCGCTGGGATATGTAGAACCAAACCTGATTTTTGCCTGCCCGACACCGGGCATGGCCGGATTCGTATTGCAGGGATTGGGGAATCCGGAGCAACAGGAATGTTTCTTTGGTCTGTTCCGCGATCAACTGAGCTGGAGCTGTTTTGCCATGAGTGAACCGACCGTCGGTTCCGATGCCGGAAATATCAAAACGCAGGCCACAAAAGTGGATGGTGGCTATCTGATCAACGGTGAAAAATATTTCATCGGCAATGGTATTCACGCGGATATCGGGGTTGTTTTTGCCCGGACCAATCAGAATTCACTCGGCACCGATGTCTTTCTGTTCGAGCCCGCAAAAGTTGAGGGTTTTCGCCGGGAGCGGCTGCCGGTACACGGTGTGCCGGGATGTAATGTCTCTCATCTGGTCTTTGAAGATATGTTTGTTGGTGATGATGCACTGTTAGGTGCTCATCTGAAACCGACTCAGCGCTTTTCCGGCGCGGCGATTGCGACATTTGACAGTCTGCGTCCCTGTGTTGGCGGTCTGGCGTTGGGCAGTGCCAGAGCGATGCTGGATTATGTGGTTCAGCACGATCGGATGGATGCTGCATACCATCAGACATGGCTGAAATCGGCACACTTCCGGCTTGCCGGAGCATTACAGAATCTGCTGACGATTTCAGCCCGTTATGACCGGGGAGAAACCGTCACGAAGCAGATCGGGCTGGCGAAAGCCAAAGCGGCAGAAGTTGCTGAGTCTGTGGTTGAAGAAGCACTGCATCGCTGTTATGGCGGCGTGTTAGTGCAGGATCAGACACTGGCGAAGCTGCACCGGGATATTAAATGTTTCGAATATGCAGAAGGCACCCGCAATGTACATCTGCTCAATGGGGCGATGTTATTCAGGGAGGTTGCCTGA
- a CDS encoding AMP-binding protein produces MFSNMMQAIIDRIHAQPEQVALVNRQGRVDFRTLGARTQAIADEIQQRQPNRVLIYGHKELDTFASMLACTLCGISFTVVDAANPTSRLLQVAAMHEADLLILGAESYLDQTLSGEAHFIAAHQPSVAFRFQQWQRGENPIFYVLSTSGSTGVPKGVMIGYDGFGHFYQWYRESLTLNHSGGAHVNHACLAFDMGILDCFPSLAVGKAVVMLPHEYNALPRQNIRLMTQEADVEVSSWFSTPSFLEMMCLDPKFNAQSLPGMRVFFVGGEFVPHQLIAKIEARFPQAQVLHAYGPTETTCVTHACPVTADDMRYSQRLSLGQPLGVNRIRIEDDDGQELPVGEIGEVVIYGGQVAHGYLPVSHPQNVAFGSRDGERFYRSGDFGYVDESGNLFLKGRKDGQIKWNGNRIELVEIENVAARCDQVRQSAVIPIYVQDKLTQLVMYVQLEQDTDSYRQTFEQFMHQHLPRYMVPSSVHFVTALPMSLHGKIDRVKLQHQWHEQQVS; encoded by the coding sequence ATGTTTTCAAATATGATGCAGGCAATCATTGACAGAATCCATGCACAACCGGAGCAGGTTGCGCTGGTGAACCGTCAGGGTCGGGTTGATTTCCGGACGCTGGGCGCAAGAACGCAGGCGATTGCCGATGAAATTCAGCAGCGCCAGCCGAACCGGGTACTGATCTACGGGCATAAAGAACTGGATACGTTTGCCAGTATGCTGGCCTGCACTCTGTGTGGCATTTCTTTCACGGTGGTGGATGCGGCGAATCCGACGTCCCGGCTGTTACAGGTCGCCGCGATGCATGAGGCTGATCTGCTGATCCTTGGCGCTGAATCTTATCTGGACCAGACGCTGAGTGGTGAAGCCCACTTCATTGCGGCCCACCAGCCTTCGGTCGCCTTTCGTTTTCAGCAATGGCAGCGCGGAGAAAATCCAATTTTTTATGTGCTCTCGACATCGGGAAGTACTGGTGTTCCGAAAGGTGTGATGATTGGTTATGACGGCTTCGGTCACTTCTATCAGTGGTACAGAGAGAGTCTGACCCTCAACCATTCCGGCGGTGCTCACGTCAATCACGCCTGTCTGGCGTTTGATATGGGCATTCTTGACTGCTTTCCTTCGCTTGCGGTTGGCAAAGCTGTCGTAATGTTACCGCATGAATATAACGCTTTGCCCCGTCAGAATATCCGCCTGATGACCCAGGAAGCGGATGTTGAAGTGTCGAGCTGGTTCTCCACGCCGAGTTTTCTGGAAATGATGTGTCTGGACCCGAAATTCAATGCGCAGTCCCTGCCGGGAATGCGGGTGTTCTTTGTCGGCGGAGAGTTTGTCCCGCATCAGTTGATTGCCAAAATCGAGGCGCGCTTTCCTCAGGCGCAGGTGCTGCATGCCTATGGTCCGACGGAAACCACCTGCGTGACGCATGCCTGTCCGGTGACTGCCGATGATATGCGCTATTCGCAGCGGTTGTCGCTGGGACAGCCATTGGGTGTGAATCGTATCCGTATCGAAGATGACGACGGACAGGAACTGCCGGTCGGTGAAATCGGGGAAGTGGTGATTTACGGCGGACAGGTTGCGCATGGATATCTGCCGGTTTCTCATCCGCAGAATGTCGCATTCGGCAGCCGGGATGGCGAACGTTTTTACCGTTCGGGAGATTTCGGCTATGTGGATGAATCCGGTAATCTGTTTCTGAAAGGACGCAAAGACGGGCAGATCAAATGGAATGGCAATCGTATCGAACTGGTTGAAATTGAAAACGTTGCAGCCCGTTGCGATCAGGTCCGTCAGTCGGCTGTGATTCCGATTTATGTTCAGGACAAACTGACCCAACTGGTGATGTATGTCCAGCTTGAACAGGATACTGATAGTTATCGTCAGACATTCGAGCAGTTTATGCACCAGCACCTTCCCCGTTACATGGTGCCTTCATCGGTCCATTTTGTGACTGCTTTACCGATGAGCCTGCACGGCAAGATCGACCGGGTGAAACTACAACATCAATGGCATGAGCAGCAAGTCAGTTAG
- a CDS encoding beta-ketoacyl-[acyl-carrier-protein] synthase family protein, translated as MTLSLHPATLTCMPFAGTATPQPPTIVSEARVNHYLQAFCQANGKPFVPEDSRVREWLAGENQVSFTTMAEVLVTQLGSKTDLSDLDMVILAHWTPDAELGQAVTNYVLHRLALEDTFAFALSDAGLVSPFMALDCIDRYLPAQQGKALLLVMDQNSLMSHSPAVDQHSVANAASGMIVERHGSGLQIQTRTYDCTGAEAESTLLQQLSEQFGLTPESTTVICEPEIAARLSPQLHIRCTRPDLLCTAPFWEMQQAIAAGKDSTQLSVFTQHFVLLSQHQGKGYALTAISDHTL; from the coding sequence ATGACGCTATCACTTCATCCTGCAACACTCACTTGTATGCCGTTTGCCGGAACAGCGACGCCACAGCCGCCGACGATTGTCAGCGAAGCGCGGGTGAATCACTATTTGCAGGCATTCTGTCAGGCGAACGGGAAGCCATTTGTACCGGAGGACAGCCGTGTCCGGGAGTGGCTGGCGGGTGAAAATCAGGTCTCGTTTACAACCATGGCTGAGGTGCTGGTAACACAGCTTGGCAGTAAGACCGATCTGAGCGATCTTGATATGGTGATTCTGGCGCACTGGACACCGGATGCCGAGCTGGGACAGGCAGTTACCAATTATGTTCTGCACCGTCTGGCGCTGGAAGATACCTTTGCGTTTGCCCTCAGTGATGCGGGACTGGTATCACCTTTTATGGCTCTCGATTGTATTGATCGTTATCTGCCTGCGCAGCAGGGCAAAGCGCTGCTGCTGGTGATGGATCAGAACAGTCTCATGTCTCATTCGCCAGCGGTTGATCAGCACTCGGTAGCCAATGCGGCTTCCGGCATGATTGTCGAACGTCACGGTTCAGGGTTACAGATTCAGACCCGGACTTATGACTGCACCGGAGCAGAGGCAGAAAGCACTCTGTTACAGCAGTTGTCTGAACAATTCGGACTCACGCCTGAATCGACGACGGTGATCTGTGAACCGGAGATTGCGGCACGGCTGAGCCCACAGTTACACATTCGTTGCACCCGGCCGGATTTGCTCTGTACGGCACCGTTCTGGGAAATGCAGCAGGCCATCGCTGCCGGTAAAGATTCCACACAATTATCTGTTTTTACACAACATTTTGTTCTGTTGAGCCAACATCAGGGAAAAGGGTATGCCCTGACTGCAATTTCGGATCACACATTATGA
- a CDS encoding 3-oxoacyl-[acyl-carrier-protein] synthase III C-terminal domain-containing protein codes for MKIIDVATHINPSLTSLDKLHQLYQWGDRNQKIFSRFHRLESACIFPHQSLAETLTSCLERLLAQHPDKLDAITHVAYAHSLHTTYPFDIRLLESIVRQQLSARVEVMSLTQGSCASSFMGLALLDKVCRVSPDGESQQPTYAILLTGDKCFHETIQYVDQNGLFGEGCTAVLVSSHPDTTGLKIQGLSWSMIGGISHRTVDTSREDENRYDRSFIPTMMDAIDKALVQAGISAGEIHSLLPYHMSPPTFDRLADRLGIERSQIYRKNLYRVGHCFCGDAFINLHDFWKEDNQQVSPGPMLAVAAGVAGTFSAMVLTA; via the coding sequence ATGAAAATCATTGATGTCGCAACGCATATCAATCCGTCACTGACGTCGCTGGATAAACTGCACCAGCTTTATCAGTGGGGAGATAGAAATCAGAAAATCTTCAGCCGATTTCACAGACTGGAGTCAGCCTGTATTTTTCCTCATCAGTCACTGGCTGAAACTTTGACGTCCTGTCTGGAACGCTTGTTGGCACAACATCCGGATAAGCTGGATGCAATTACGCATGTCGCGTATGCCCATTCGCTGCATACCACGTATCCTTTTGATATCCGCCTGCTGGAATCGATTGTCCGGCAGCAGTTATCCGCCCGTGTGGAAGTGATGTCTCTGACGCAGGGTTCATGTGCTTCTTCATTTATGGGACTGGCTCTGCTGGATAAAGTCTGCCGCGTCAGCCCGGACGGAGAATCACAGCAGCCGACTTATGCGATTTTGCTGACCGGCGATAAATGCTTTCATGAAACTATTCAGTATGTCGATCAGAATGGTTTGTTCGGGGAAGGATGTACGGCGGTGCTGGTCTCATCTCATCCTGACACCACCGGCCTGAAGATTCAGGGACTGAGCTGGTCGATGATTGGCGGCATCAGTCACCGGACCGTGGATACCAGCCGGGAAGATGAAAACCGTTATGACCGCTCTTTTATCCCGACCATGATGGATGCGATCGATAAAGCGCTGGTGCAGGCCGGAATTTCTGCCGGGGAGATTCACTCCCTTTTACCTTATCACATGAGTCCGCCGACCTTTGACCGGCTGGCGGATCGTCTGGGCATCGAACGCAGCCAGATTTACCGTAAGAACCTGTATCGGGTCGGTCACTGTTTTTGCGGCGATGCCTTTATTAATTTGCATGACTTCTGGAAAGAGGACAATCAGCAAGTTTCACCAGGTCCCATGCTGGCTGTTGCGGCTGGTGTGGCAGGGACGTTCAGCGCAATGGTGCTGACAGCATAG